The Acidiferrobacterales bacterium genome contains a region encoding:
- the argF gene encoding ornithine carbamoyltransferase, whose protein sequence is MVRHFLTLSDLQASEIRSLIDRAIELKSMWHQHLSSPQLMHNRTIALVFEKSSTRTRISFETAAHQLGGNSIFLAPGDTQLNRGESVADTARVLSSMVSLIVTRTGAHNTAESYARNSSVPVINGLSDAYHPCQLLADLQTIQEIRGEIDGCSVAWVGDGNNMCVTWAIAASLLKIELHIFTPEEYAPDPELIKDCDFSRIQICQSPIEAVKGVDVVVTDTWLSMGQEDDRKEKLAAFESVQVTSSLMDSAADDVIFLHCLPAYRGLEVQDEVIDGPQSAVWQEAENRLHAQKALIELLLSA, encoded by the coding sequence ATGGTCAGGCATTTTTTAACTCTGAGTGACCTTCAGGCCTCGGAAATTCGTTCGCTGATTGACCGGGCGATCGAACTCAAGTCGATGTGGCATCAACACCTGTCAAGCCCACAGCTGATGCACAACAGAACCATCGCACTGGTGTTCGAAAAGTCCTCGACCAGAACCCGCATTTCATTCGAAACTGCTGCCCATCAACTGGGCGGCAACTCAATATTTCTGGCACCGGGTGATACGCAGCTGAATCGCGGGGAGTCCGTAGCAGATACGGCCCGCGTATTGTCTTCCATGGTCAGTCTGATCGTTACCCGAACCGGAGCACACAATACCGCCGAATCCTACGCGAGAAATTCTTCGGTACCTGTGATCAACGGACTCAGCGATGCCTACCACCCCTGCCAACTATTGGCTGACCTTCAGACAATTCAGGAAATCAGGGGTGAAATAGACGGATGTTCGGTGGCTTGGGTCGGCGACGGGAATAATATGTGTGTCACTTGGGCGATCGCAGCATCCTTGCTGAAGATCGAACTGCACATATTCACGCCCGAGGAATATGCACCTGACCCCGAGCTGATCAAGGATTGCGACTTCAGCCGCATCCAGATCTGTCAAAGTCCGATCGAGGCGGTGAAGGGCGTCGATGTGGTCGTCACGGACACTTGGCTGAGCATGGGGCAGGAAGACGATCGGAAGGAGAAACTTGCGGCGTTCGAGTCAGTGCAGGTCACGTCATCGTTGATGGACAGTGCAGCCGATGACGTCATTTTTCTGCACTGTTTACCGGCCTATCGGGGTCTGGAGGTGCAGGACGAGGTGATTGACGGGCCGCAAAGTGCAGTCTGGCAGGAAGCGGAAAACAGGCTGCATGCGCAAAAAGCACTGATTGAACTGTTGTTGTCAGCCTGA
- a CDS encoding urate hydroxylase PuuD → MDLLIDRWLHILAGVTWVGLLYYFNFVQVPGLAAAKADGTAPGITKHIAPRALLWFRWAAVATWLTGAYYLLRSGTFMDAFILQGPHAYLGIGAWLGTIMLFNVWVLIWPNQKKVLGMVQASDEEKAKSARVALLASRTNTMLSIPMLFFMVTGSVAHFGMF, encoded by the coding sequence TGACCGATGGTTGCACATTCTCGCTGGTGTGACTTGGGTGGGATTGCTTTATTATTTTAATTTTGTGCAGGTGCCCGGGCTGGCGGCTGCCAAGGCGGACGGTACCGCACCAGGAATCACGAAGCACATCGCGCCCAGGGCATTGCTGTGGTTTCGCTGGGCCGCGGTCGCGACTTGGTTGACCGGAGCCTACTATCTGCTGCGATCAGGCACTTTTATGGACGCGTTTATCCTTCAGGGACCGCATGCATATCTCGGGATCGGCGCCTGGCTTGGAACCATCATGCTGTTCAACGTCTGGGTACTGATCTGGCCGAATCAGAAAAAAGTACTCGGCATGGTTCAGGCCTCTGATGAGGAGAAAGCCAAATCCGCCCGCGTTGCATTGCTGGCTTCGCGAACAAACACGATGCTGTCCATTCCGATGTTATTCTTCATGGTAACCGGTTCTGTAGCGCATTTCGGGATGTTCTGA